The proteins below are encoded in one region of Gammaproteobacteria bacterium:
- a CDS encoding dipeptidase, whose amino-acid sequence MTTPRSITRRLALLATLATVACTGTSDDPAPAASAESEEEMIARASAIHERVITLDTHVDINTSNFTAERNYIMDLPTQVTLPKMEAGGLDVAWFVVFTGQGPLDDEGYAAAYDNAMDKFNSIHRLVEEYAPDRIELALTSDDVRRIAASGELVAMIGVENAYSLGLDLSHIEQFHALGTRYMSLAHTGPSQLSDAHSGEQDGNFLHGGLSEIGREAIAEMNRLGIMIDISHPSKPSIMQTLELTRAPVMASHSAARALSDVSRNLDDEQLLAVGENGGVVQTVALRRFTNRDKAETRQQAIGALAREMAAEMGVELMDDDELAERSQVEQVTYAEAMAMARRQATERVDESGTAPDVDVSDFVDHIDYLVDMIGLEHVGISSDFDGGGGVEGWDDASETFNVTLELVRRGYSEEEIGMLWSGNLLRVLDEVQAIAAEIQAGEG is encoded by the coding sequence ATGACGACCCCTCGATCCATCACCCGCCGACTCGCCCTCCTGGCCACCCTCGCCACCGTCGCGTGCACCGGCACCAGCGACGACCCCGCCCCCGCAGCCTCCGCCGAATCCGAGGAAGAGATGATCGCCCGAGCCAGCGCGATTCACGAGCGCGTGATCACGCTCGACACACACGTTGACATCAACACATCAAACTTCACCGCCGAGCGCAACTACATAATGGACCTCCCGACGCAGGTCACCCTGCCGAAGATGGAGGCGGGCGGGCTGGACGTGGCGTGGTTCGTCGTCTTCACCGGACAGGGCCCTCTCGACGACGAGGGGTACGCGGCCGCCTACGACAACGCCATGGACAAGTTCAACTCGATCCATCGCCTGGTGGAGGAATACGCCCCGGACCGCATCGAGCTGGCGCTGACTTCGGACGACGTGCGCCGCATCGCGGCCTCCGGAGAGCTGGTGGCGATGATCGGCGTCGAAAACGCGTATTCCCTCGGTCTCGACCTGTCGCACATCGAACAGTTCCATGCACTCGGCACCCGCTACATGTCCCTCGCCCACACCGGTCCGAGCCAGTTATCGGACGCGCACTCCGGCGAGCAGGACGGCAACTTCCTGCACGGCGGCCTGAGTGAGATCGGACGCGAGGCGATCGCGGAGATGAACCGCCTCGGGATCATGATCGATATCTCGCATCCCTCCAAGCCCTCGATCATGCAGACGCTCGAGCTGACCCGCGCACCCGTGATGGCGTCCCATTCGGCGGCCCGCGCGCTCAGCGACGTGAGTCGAAACCTCGACGATGAGCAACTTCTGGCCGTGGGGGAGAACGGGGGTGTGGTGCAGACCGTCGCGCTTCGTCGCTTCACCAACCGCGATAAGGCCGAAACGCGCCAGCAGGCCATAGGGGCGCTTGCACGCGAGATGGCCGCAGAGATGGGCGTCGAGCTCATGGACGACGACGAACTCGCCGAGCGTTCGCAGGTGGAACAGGTCACGTACGCCGAAGCCATGGCCATGGCGCGGCGCCAGGCCACCGAGCGTGTCGACGAGTCCGGAACGGCACCCGACGTCGACGTCTCCGACTTCGTCGACCACATCGACTACCTGGTCGACATGATCGGCCTCGAGCACGTCGGCATCAGCTCCGACTTCGACGGGGGCGGCGGCGTGGAGGGCTGGGACGACGCCTCCGAGACCTTCAACGTCACCCTGGAACTGGTGCGGCGCGGCTACTCCGAGGAGGAAATCGGGATGCTCTGGAGCGGCAACCTGCTCCGGG